Proteins encoded together in one Plasmodium cynomolgi strain B DNA, chromosome 9, whole genome shotgun sequence window:
- a CDS encoding hypothetical protein (putative), translating into CTRECVIPLAENNYERENPRPDCGARKKGKGEVTENEKKKNTNDYIHGRGKYSFIYFLFLHNKNSPIEITTNNFDVLKGEISEIKKYPSNNKLKGVILTNVIKKGSIGKCTFKKAYISLANIRFCVPVGSHGNAKVAGGEKTISSVIINGYKNLMVNEIYEKFKKIGG; encoded by the coding sequence TGCACTCGCGAGTGCGTGATTCCCCTGGCGGAGAACAATTATGAACGAGAAAATCCCAGACCTGATTGTGgggcacgaaaaaaaggaaaaggagaggtTACGGAGaacgagaagaaaaaaaacaccaacgATTATATACACGGGAGGGGCAAGTACAGCTTTAtatacttcctttttttacataataaaaatagccCCATTGAAATTACAACCAACAATTTTGATGttttaaaaggagaaattagcgaaataaaaaaataccccaGTAACAACAAACTAAAGGGAGTCATCCTTACGAACGTCATAAAAAAGGGCTCCATCGGCAAATGTACATTTAAGAAGGCATACATTTCTTTGGCGAATATTCGCTTCTGTGTACCTGTTGGTAGCCATGGGAATGCAAAGGTagcggggggggagaagacaATCTCGAGCGTCATTATCAACgggtataaaaatttaatggtGAATGAGATATAtgaaaagtttaaaaaaattgggggg
- a CDS encoding hypothetical protein (putative), with protein MKGTYVAPTNTDIEPKKHEYALVGVRILSVIATVTYVLLFNILTTNLLTLGEEEKENYGIKEEEKNILKDDKIFMNYYKAFNIINIVCGSFLILLNLLKIFSSFRVKCFCIKLFSCKKYIRLISLHLDILFICTIFLQNLENRTFFCNIENYMYWFESYNNKKDLFFNAGSNLCNIHNYAFVFPSVFIFLSMIEFITLYLNTDRAFRKKFCLFYMKLFSAYLYLALFYIFLKTKSFFKKILLSYNIYDLDNISDTVKIIIYSTQKHKNYYLQLLIVSTIISAIMFSLLSYYDLYGILRSCKFSLLVSILTNACTLIFVVSQVLYSSYLLEGNLFFCSYEEYLQMTQIQNGQTATTSIAPSNTTETKWFCNLNWFLYVYLSNNFVCLLTFIADLMLSAYMVFSTKYASKA; from the coding sequence ATGAAGGGAACGTACGTCGCGCCGACAAACACAGACATAGAACCTAAGAAGCACGAGTACGCACTTGTAGGCGTAAGAATCCTGTCAGTAATTGCAACCGTAACGTATGTCCTACTTTTTAACATCCTAACGACCAACTTGTTAACattgggggaggaagaaaaggaaaattatggcataaaagaagaggaaaaaaacatcctcaaggatgataaaatttttatgaattattacAAAGCATTTAACATAATCAACATTGTATGTGGCTCCTTTCTAATCCTTCTCAATttgttgaaaatattttcaagtTTTCGAGTAAAATgtttttgcataaaattatttagctGCAAGAAATACATAAGGTTGATCAGCCTCCATTTGgacatattatttatatgtaccaTTTTTCTGCAAAACTTGGAAAATCGAACTTTTTTCTGTAACATCGAGAATTATATGTACTGGTTTGAAAGctacaataataaaaaggatttGTTTTTCAACGCAGGAAGTAATTTATGTAACATACATAACTATGCGTTTGTATTTCCATcagtttttatattcctATCGATGATTGAGTTTATAACCTTGTACTTGAATACAGACAGAGCctttcgaaaaaaattttgcctATTCTATATGAAACTGTTTTCGGCGTATCTATACCTAGCactgttttatatatttttaaaaacaaaatccttttttaaaaaaattctgttatCATATAATATTTACGATTTGGACAATATTAGTGACACTGTTaagataattatttattcaacTCAGAAACAtaagaattattatttacagCTGCTCATCGTGAGCACCATAATTTCGGCGATCATGTTTTCCCTGTTGAGCTATTACGATTTGTATGGAATTTTAAGATCGTGCAAATTTTCCCTCCTCGTTAGCATTTTAACAAATGCCTGcacattaatttttgtagTTAGCCAAGTATTATATTCCAGCTACCTACTTGAAGGAAACCTTTTCTTCTGCTCTTATGAGGAATACTTACAGATGACTCAGATCCAGAATGGCCAAACGGCTACGACTTCCATTGCTCCTTCCAACACGACCGAGACCAAGTGGTTCTGCAACTTGAATTGGTTTTTGTACGTCTACTTATCAAATAACTTTGTCTGTTTGTTGACCTTCATTGCGGACCTCATGCTCTCCGCCTACATGGTCTTTTCCACCAAGTACGCCTCGAAGGCG
- a CDS encoding 3-oxo-5-alpha-steroid 4-dehydrogenase domain containing protein (putative): MPIRRVPINCGHYWVLCGVNIGYYLFHPLYKPYNLESKPILEFLNLKCHLILRNLRPRGTKNRGIPHGYGFNYISCANYFYESLIWIIFALIINTLTGYLFSIVATTQMAIWALKKHNNYKREFPNYPKNRKAIFPFIL, from the exons ATGCCTATAAGGAGGGTTCCCATAAATTGCGGCCATTATTG GGTATTATGTGGCGTAAATATTGGCTATTATCTATTTCATCCCCTTTACAAACCATACAATTTAGAATCAAAACCA attcTGGAGTTTCTAAATTTAAAGTGCCATCTGATATTAAGAAATTTAAGACCAAGAG GTACCAAAAACAGAGGGATACCCCACGGATATGGCTTTAACTACATTTCATGcgcaaattatttttatgaatcgTTAATATGGATTATATTCGCCCTCATAATAAATACGTTAACAG gaTACCTTTTCAGCATAGTCGCCACGACGCAGATGGCCATTTGGGCACTAAAGAAGCACAACAATTATAAGAGAGAGTTCCCCAATTATCCCAA AAACAGGAAAGCCATATTCCCCTTCATCTTGTGA
- a CDS encoding hypothetical protein (putative), with product MEKGGKRKMKVDGVGKDDHEGNEKKKKVKVEAKPTNDKIHSCLNIHNNVLIKMVNENKRKFEKVDNVETMYRKIKASITSLNVSSVLMEHYDSFIYYEKNKIDFLLPELDGIVNSSNIDVLKGLSELSFYPIYHETLRKRVIEWLAKDRGKKQTNKEDTEDMSMSYWFSLNLLLTYLIYKNDEYSSYASLVHLNLLQWMQRDKRRLHFRLFTLKGILKRFLTCSFYFNDKEMTKLKKVDSEDAKNENEWTVLKNIFMALHESIEYLDVSNLVNINDKNCIFELIKFFLELVKKPLIHSIHILCINYLIKIVRRCYDLRLSYNINVELYDIGPEVNIFVKIVNLIFAKILILLKETRIEESTHCVDQINNMNSLIILFFTNVVNNCIRVIVPQVLFNEKLKRDYLSAREGTSAVESQVCFEDQYQIRSIILDLFLDLMKKKKTNKNESIFLKLFKLFLERLEDPNTVVKAKALSILGILTNRKYHDNNSLVYKFIFNKTKEKINMYKIISGNIFSHKTNIRKLTVQYIEAIFETLIGKKLSYKLFLIFISNYMYCLSLDAMSSVRRQVLLTVNNFFINASEDVYVAKMWLSVILAAITDIEETIKDEAISLFLNTFIKSAFQCPILKATEKRIKETYFGEEVTNYFLTLLKTMTKYDLQNINLIIFCLKRKKNNNLEEFISLLNSFMYNLRYFSINMWNIFLLDFVIELSKEYRHSVDIENVLFLLSRCYRVYLLSAPGGGPIHMDSVHGGDAGDGVHRGDGADGVHGNEADGANAGGGRPTEEPTDHILTREDLLDEVNSCSKGVLKNIMLKLFTIVYNLLDTIEELNEDFMKNLEYAIFHFNCPLCLIYIILNILIKKKKIT from the exons atggaaaagggcggaaagagaaaaatgaaggtCGACGGCGTCGGCAAAGATGATCACGAaggcaacgaaaaaaagaaaaaagtaaaagtgGAAGCGAAACCCACAAACGATAAGATCCACAGCTGTCTGAATATTCATAACAATGTACtgataaaaatggttaacGAGAACAAgcgaaaatttgaaaaagtgGACAATGTGGAGACTATGTACAGAAAGATAAAGGCAAGCATTACTTCGCTCAACGTGTCAAGTGTGCTAATGGAACACTACGATTCGTTTATTTACTacgaaaagaacaaaatcgACTTCCTCCTTCCCGAGTTGGACGGCATAGTCAATTCGTCCAACATAGATGTGCTCAAGGGCCTAAGCGAGTTATCCTTTTACCCGATTTATCACGAAACG TTGAGAAAAAGAGTAATCGAATGGCTAGCCAAAGACcgtgggaaaaaacaaaccaaCAAGGAAGATACAGAGGATATGAGCATGTCTTACTGGTTTAGCCTGAACCTCCTCCTGACATATctgatttacaaaaatgacgaGTACTCCAGTTATGCCTCCCTGGTTCACCTGAATTTGTTGCAG TGGATGCAGCGTGACAAAAGAAGATTGCACTTCCGCCTGTTTACGCTGAAAGGAATCCTCAAGCGGTTCCTGACTTGCTCCTTCTACTTCAACGACAAAGAAATGACGAAACTGAAGAAGGTGGACAGCGAGGACGCGAAAAATG AAAACGAATGGACTGtcctaaaaaatatattcatggCTCTACACGAAAGCATAGAATACCTAGATGTAAGTAACTTGGTTAACATAAACGACAAAAATTGTATCTTCGAGTtgatcaaattttttctcgAGTTGGTAAAAAAACCACTAATTCATTCTATCCATATATTATGCATTAACTACCTGATAAAAATAGTGAGAAGATGTTACGACTTGAGATTGTCTTACAACATTAACGTGGAGCTGTATGACATCGGCCCGGAGGTTAACATCTTTGTCAAAATAGTGAAcctaatttttgcaaagataTTGATACTCTTGAAGGAGACAAGGATAGAAGAGAGTACTCATTGTGTGGATCAGATTAACAACATGAACAgcttaattattttgtttttcacgaatgttgtaaataattgCATTCGGGTCATTGTTCCCCAAGTTCTTTTTAACGAAAAGCTGAAACGGGACTACTTATCTGCCAGGGAAGGCACTTCAGCTGTGGAGAGCCAAGTGTGCTTCGAGGATCAG TATCAAATCAGGAGCATAATTCTGGATCTATTTTTAGActtgatgaagaaaaaaaaaacgaacaaaaatgAGTCCATTTTcttgaaattatttaaattatttctaGAGAGGTTAGAAGATCCAAACACAGTTGTCAAGGCAAAGGCACTATCCATTTTAGGAATATTAACGAACAGAAAATATCATGACAATAATTCACTTGTCtacaaatttatatttaacaaaacgaaggagaaaattaacatgtacaaaataatttcaggaaatatttttagtcATAAAACTAACATCCGAAAATTGACGGTGCAATATATAGAAGCCATTTTTGAAACCCTAATAGGGAAAAAACTAAgctataaattatttttaatttttatttccaactATATGTACTGTTTATCTCTAGATGCCATGTCATCTGTGAGACGACAAGTTCTCCTGactgttaataatttttttatcaatgcAAGCGAAGATGTCTATGTAGCGAAAATGTGGCTATCCGTCATTTTGGCAGCCATAACGGATATAGAAGAGACCATCAAGGATGAAgccatttccctttttttaaatacatttataaaatCTGCTTTTCAGtgccccattttgaaggCAACCgagaaaagaataaaagaa ACCTACTTCGGTGAAGAAGTAACGAACTACTTTCTAACCCTATTGAAGACGATGACCAAGTACGATCTGCAGAACATCAACCTGATCATTTTTTGCCTCAAGCGGAAGAAGAATAACAACCTCGAAGAATTCATTAGCCTGTTGAACTCCTTTATGTACAACCTGCGCTACTTTTCCATTAACATGTGGAATATTTTCCTGCTCGATTTTGTCATAGAGTTGTCGAAGGAGTACCGGCACAGCGTGGACATCGAGAATGTTCTCTTCCTCCTGAGCAGGTGCTACAGGGTGTATCTGCTGAGCGCCCCTGGGGGGGGGCCCATCCACATGGACAGCGTTCATGGCGGTGATGCTGGTGATGGCGTTCATAGGGGTGATGGCGCTGATGGCGTTCATGGCAACGAAGCGGACGGGGCGAACGCGGGCGGGGGCCGCCCAACCGAGGAGCCCACCGACCACATCCTCACGAGGGAGGACTTACTGGACGAGGTGAACTCGTGCAGCAAAGGGGTCCTAAAAAACATCATGCTGAAGCTTTTTACCATCGTTTATAACTTACTAGACACGATAGAAGAGCTGAATGAagattttatgaaaaatttggagtatgccatttttcacttcaaTTGTCCTCTGTGTCTAATCTACATCATATTGAACATCCTgattaagaagaaaaaaataacgtga
- a CDS encoding hypothetical protein (putative), translated as MISPRALLLAVLCLYLHNWAAHAMNLKLLMDGKTYTMLYESKKVKFSDLDILNIMFHSNQVKHCGNSVICYLLKISSTDIENMNYVVRHIDISYNRPLKYENVYKIIGGVTSYGVTSMKITLYGVGSTMKVQEETKGEGGEGSGEGSSEGSSGGSSEGSSDGASDGSDEEDNLITMLKMNLLHDNTKKRKLLRKEKSIDKLLNQLGDEHENITEAINMKNPLLQEIASKKNCINYFSVVYTLVKVDNKGEKCVIDDAFKNNHMPMDEDQLNEAVKVFC; from the coding sequence ATGATATCCCCACGCGCGCTGCTCCTCGCGGTGCTCTGCCTGTACCTTCACAACTGGGCCGCTCACGCAATGAACCTGAAGCTTCTAATGGATGGAAAAACATACACCATGCTATACGAATCCAAGAAGGTGAAGTTTTCAGATCTAGACATCCTCAACATAATGTTCCATTCGAACCAAGTGAAGCACTGCGGCAACTCGGTCATTTGTTATCTTCTCAAAATATCATCCACAGatattgaaaatatgaattacGTGGTTCGCCATATCGACATTTCATATAACCGCCCCCTCAAGTACGaaaatgtttataaaatCATCGGGGGCGTGACTAGCTATGGTGTCACCTCCATGAAGATCACTTTGTATGGGGTTGGATCGACTATGAAAGTGCAGGAGGAAACGAAAGGCGAAGGTGGTGAGGGGAGCGGCGAAGGAAGCAGCGAAGGGAGCAGCGGAGGGAGCAGCGAAGGGAGCAGCGACGGAGCAAGCGACGGAAGCGATGAGGAAGATAACCTGATAACGATGCTAAAGATGAATTTATTACACGATAAtacgaagaaaagaaaactattgaggaaggagaaaagcaTCGACAAGTTGCTAAACCAATTGGGGGATGAACACGAAAACATCACTGAAGCGATTAACATGAAAAACCCGTTGCTGCAAGAAATtgcttccaaaaaaaattgcataaactACTTCTCCGTTGTGTACACTTTGGTGAAAGTAGACAAtaagggagaaaaatgtgTCATCGATGAtgcctttaaaaataatcacatgCCGATGGATGAGGATCAGCTCAACGAAGCTGTTAAAGTATTTTGTTAG
- a CDS encoding hypothetical protein (putative) produces the protein MKRALLVIPLCIKLLACLFFLPCCENVEAKNVKVDLDDGKVYTILYEPKKVKFSDLDPLKIMFHSSHVKHSGNSVIRYLIKMTSRDLNKMDYVVRHVEITYDKPLKYDDSYKIIGGITSYGNTSLRITLFGTNSSSRNGGSSNLDVKNILRNGACAHLDEAANGEEGHEKASTSGAQNEEGDFKSEHNEMATKRDPNKKATKSDHHVEKLLAKCKEDNADAVIKLCRNKMNEIASQKNCVNYFTAHYTLVRVNKEGAKEPIQEKYKNEFPPIKIEKLKEL, from the coding sequence ATGAAGAGGGCGCTGCTGGTGATACCGTTATGCATTAAACTTCTAGCCTGCCTATTCTTCCTACCGTGTTGTGAAAATGTggaggcaaaaaatgtgaaggtaGATCTGGATGATGGAAAGGTATACACTATTCTGTACGAACCAAAGAAGGTAAAATTTTCAGACCTTGATCCTCTTAAAATTATGTTTCACTCTAGCCATGTAAAGCATTCCGGTAATTCAGTAATTCGCTATTTAATCAAAATGACATCAAGAgatttgaataaaatggaTTATGTAGTAAGGCATGTTGAGATTACTTACGATAAACCACTAAAATATGATGacagttataaaataataggAGGAATAACTTCCTATGGAAATACTTCTTTAAGGATAACTCTATTTGGGACAAACTCGAGCAGTAGAAATGGAGGTAGCAGCAACTTGGacgttaaaaatattttgcgtAATGGGGCGTGTGCGCATTTGGATGAGGCGGCTAATGGTGAGGAGGGCCATGAAAAGGCCTCTACCTCAGGGGCACAGAACGAAGAAGGGGACTTCAAAAGTGAACACAACGAGATGGCCACAAAAAGGGATCCAAACAAAAAGGCCACCAAAAGTGATCACCATGTAGAGAAGCTTCTTGCAAAATGCAAAGAAGATAATGCCGATGCAGTTATCAAGCTATGtaggaacaaaatgaacgaaatCGCATCACAGAAAAATtgtgtaaattattttactgCTCATTATACTCTAGTTCGTGTAAATAAAGAAGGAGCGAAAGAACCTATTcaggaaaaatacaaaaatgagtttcCGCCaatcaaaattgaaaaattgaaggagTTA
- a CDS encoding hypothetical protein (putative), which yields MIFKRFFHKYPGGSKIKCYIEKKKKKRIGVSLFHQPPYSRNSKGVIDWRYSTPKSGHEYLYIYGENTIEITNLPTNRTNEYIQERLRKSLNKYGPLKILRCLSHRNDPYINNNICYATFYNKKDMQKCMRNVNIRLPLSLQSKILKFKSLYNNKTNDYNYFFKQDHYNYSVINIALNLFKYLQNNECILNVKDIFKHVFEYSFYPHKIITSGISVYKVFRSWIPFLDFFDCLFLRINDGTGAVFVSAKIMDDQHLCVYLNNRLIELKKRTSASNSVYWRQEALQLPGEIESRINNEHPKKLKEEMQLLSKTKDFYKIHDERHLFKLKLNKERKEKKRLLKSKGEK from the exons ATGATATTCAAAAGGTTCTTTCACAAGTACCCCGGGGGGAGCAAAATCAAATGCTACAtcgagaaaaagaaaaagaaaaggatagGAGTCAGCCTGTTTCACCAGCCACCGTACTCTAGGAACTCCAAGGGGGTCATCGATTGGAGATACAGTACACCCAAGTCTGG CCACGAATACTTGTACATATACGGAGAAAACACCATCGAAATAACGAACCTACCAACTAACCGAACGAATGAGTATATCCAGGAAAGGCTCAGAAAAAGCTTAAACAAATATGgccctttaaaaatattaagatGCCTAAGTCATAGAAACGATCCATACATTAACAACAATATCTGCTACGCTACCTTTTACAATAAAAAGGACATGCAGAAATGCATGCGAAATGTGAATATACGATTACCCCTATCTCTACaaagcaaaattttaaagttCAAAAGTCTTTATAATAACAAGACGAACGATTacaactatttttttaaacaggACCATTACAATTACAGTGTGATTAATATTGCcctgaatttatttaaatatttacaaaataatgaatGCATTTTAAACGTTAAGGATATTTTCAAGCACGTTTTTGAGTACAGTTTTTACCCGCATAAAATTATAACGTCTGGGATTTCTGTATACAAAGTTTTTCGCAGCTGGATACCTTTTTTGGATTTCTTTGATTGCTTATTTTTGAGGATAAACGATGGAACGGGTGCTGTTTTTGTTAGTGCGAAGATTATGGATGACCAACATTTGTGCGTTTACCTGAATAATAGGCTGATCGAACTGAAGAAACGGACGAGCGCGTCGAATTCCGTGTACTGGCGGCAGGAAGCCTTGCAGCTCCCAGG CGAAATCGAGAGCAGAATAAACAACGAACACCCGAAAAAGCTCAAGGAGGAAATGCAGCTCCTTTCCAAGACGAAGGACTTCTACAA GATTCATGATGAAAGGCACCTATTCAAGTTGAAGCTGAacaaggagaggaaggagaaaaagag gtTGCTCAAAAGTAAGGgcgaaaaatga
- a CDS encoding hypothetical protein (putative), with translation KSKLVKIDKIEEMAKKMCASTNNNLKFLNTKEAKKK, from the coding sequence AAAAGCAAGCTGGTCAAGATagacaaaattgaagaaatgGCCAAGAAGATGTGCGCCTCCACAAACAACAACCTCAAGTTTTTGAACACAAAGGAGGCCAAGAAGAAGTGA